A section of the Methanoregula formicica SMSP genome encodes:
- a CDS encoding DNA adenine methylase, with product MISPLVKCSPFIKWAGGKRQLLVELDCRLPEFWDTYYEPFVGGGALLVHLENKGLLKKAVISDLNSELINLYRVVQDTPGALITALANEDFQNNEASYKKHKERFNALIGSRNHSLERAALLIFLNKHGFNGLWRVNRKGKFNVPFGSYTKRSIPSDTSILKFSAMLEKVKVENRDFALAVKTAKKGDFIYFDPPYQPLSKTANFTDYNSHGFPFTEQERLARLFRRLTKKGVCIMLSNSKVPEIEELYADFHIESVNAKRFINCNGERRRGIQEIIVTNYAFDKK from the coding sequence GTGATATCCCCGCTCGTCAAATGCTCGCCATTCATCAAGTGGGCCGGTGGCAAGCGGCAGCTGCTTGTAGAGCTGGACTGCCGCCTCCCGGAATTTTGGGATACCTATTACGAACCGTTTGTCGGGGGCGGTGCACTGCTCGTCCACCTTGAGAACAAGGGGCTCTTAAAAAAAGCGGTCATCTCCGACCTCAACAGCGAACTCATCAACCTGTACCGGGTTGTTCAGGACACCCCGGGAGCTCTCATCACGGCGCTCGCAAACGAGGATTTCCAGAATAATGAGGCCTCATATAAGAAGCACAAAGAGCGGTTCAATGCACTGATCGGCAGCAGGAACCATTCTCTCGAAAGGGCTGCCTTGCTCATCTTCCTCAACAAGCACGGGTTCAACGGGCTCTGGCGGGTGAACCGGAAGGGTAAGTTCAACGTCCCGTTTGGCAGTTACACGAAGCGTTCCATCCCCTCGGACACGAGCATCCTCAAGTTCTCTGCCATGCTTGAGAAGGTGAAGGTTGAGAACCGCGACTTTGCATTGGCCGTGAAGACCGCAAAGAAGGGAGACTTCATCTATTTCGATCCCCCCTACCAGCCGCTCTCGAAGACGGCAAACTTCACGGACTATAACTCCCACGGGTTTCCGTTCACTGAGCAGGAGCGCCTCGCCCGGTTATTCCGCCGGCTCACAAAGAAGGGGGTCTGCATCATGCTCAGCAACTCCAAGGTGCCGGAGATCGAGGAACTGTATGCTGATTTCCATATTGAGTCGGTGAATGCCAAGCGTTTCATCAACTGCAATGGCGAACGGAGACGGGGGATCCAGGAGATCATTGTCACGAACTATGCCTTTGATAAGAAATGA
- a CDS encoding pyridoxal phosphate-dependent aminotransferase, with protein sequence MTMKFSERVAGIEISGIRKIFEAAGPGSINLGLGQPDFDTPQHIKDAAIKAIQDGKTGYTTNNGLPELRTAISKKFKNENGIKYHPDQLIVTAGASEALHIVMQAMLNPGDRVLCPDPGFVSYSSLATIAGGKPVSVPLTKTLHIDVEAAKKLMAGAKLMVINSPGNPTGAVESEESIRALVECAADKGVTIISDEVYEHFIYGKKHVSAAQFGDNVITINATSKTYAMTGWRIGYLAASPEIIGQCLKVHQYCQACATSIAQYAAVAAYEGDQSAVKVMRDEYEARRDLIWGGLKSLGFDFPKPEGAFYTFVPMKPALTEKIIEAGVIVVPGTAFGANAPEYTRFSYATSRQNIMTALERIGNLVK encoded by the coding sequence ATGACCATGAAATTTTCAGAACGGGTTGCCGGAATCGAGATCTCCGGCATCCGAAAGATCTTCGAAGCTGCAGGCCCGGGATCGATCAACTTAGGCCTCGGCCAGCCGGACTTCGACACCCCGCAGCATATCAAGGATGCTGCAATCAAAGCAATCCAGGATGGAAAAACCGGCTATACTACGAACAACGGCCTGCCGGAACTCCGTACCGCTATCAGTAAAAAGTTCAAAAACGAGAACGGGATCAAGTACCATCCTGACCAGCTGATTGTCACGGCCGGTGCGAGCGAGGCACTCCACATTGTCATGCAGGCCATGCTGAACCCCGGTGATCGCGTCCTCTGCCCTGACCCGGGTTTTGTGTCGTACTCCTCGCTTGCCACCATTGCCGGCGGAAAACCGGTCAGCGTGCCGCTGACAAAAACGCTCCATATCGATGTCGAGGCGGCAAAGAAGCTGATGGCCGGGGCAAAGCTCATGGTCATCAACTCACCCGGCAACCCGACCGGCGCGGTTGAGAGCGAGGAGTCGATCCGGGCCCTTGTCGAGTGCGCAGCAGACAAGGGAGTCACCATCATCTCCGATGAAGTGTACGAGCATTTCATCTATGGCAAGAAGCACGTGAGCGCAGCGCAGTTCGGTGATAATGTGATCACCATCAATGCCACGAGCAAGACCTACGCGATGACCGGATGGCGTATCGGGTATCTTGCGGCATCTCCCGAGATCATCGGGCAATGCCTGAAGGTCCACCAGTACTGCCAGGCCTGCGCCACCTCAATCGCCCAGTACGCGGCAGTGGCTGCGTATGAAGGAGACCAGAGCGCAGTGAAAGTCATGCGGGACGAGTATGAGGCACGGCGCGACCTCATCTGGGGCGGACTGAAAAGTCTTGGTTTTGATTTCCCGAAGCCCGAGGGGGCGTTCTACACGTTCGTCCCGATGAAACCCGCCCTCACAGAGAAGATTATCGAAGCCGGTGTTATTGTGGTACCCGGCACGGCGTTCGGTGCCAATGCCCCGGAATACACCCGGTTCAGTTATGCCACATCGCGGCAGAATATTATGACAGCACTTGAGCGGATTGGAAACCTTGTGAAGTGA
- the hxlB gene encoding 6-phospho-3-hexuloisomerase — MERHRVQEMMLLMASKIRKITNTISDDDVEKFLEEILKAKRVYVIGAGRSGLVAKAFAMRLMHLGMQAYVVGETITPALSGGDLIVIFSGSGRTKTVADIAETAKEIGAHICLITSNADSRIGRISDCNVVIEHQRDAVTDDAVEFEIRQMMGEHKSFAPLGTLFETASMIFADAVISRLMEITKTDESSLKNRHTNIE; from the coding sequence ATGGAGCGCCACAGGGTTCAGGAGATGATGCTCTTGATGGCATCGAAGATCCGGAAGATTACCAACACCATCTCCGATGACGATGTCGAAAAATTCCTCGAAGAGATCCTCAAGGCAAAGCGGGTATACGTGATCGGCGCCGGGCGCTCGGGACTTGTAGCGAAGGCATTTGCCATGCGGCTGATGCACCTCGGTATGCAGGCCTACGTGGTCGGAGAGACCATCACCCCGGCGCTCTCCGGGGGAGACCTGATCGTGATCTTCTCCGGATCCGGCAGGACCAAGACCGTGGCGGATATCGCGGAGACGGCAAAGGAGATTGGGGCGCACATCTGTCTCATCACCTCCAATGCGGATTCACGGATTGGCAGGATCTCCGACTGCAATGTCGTCATCGAACACCAGCGCGATGCAGTGACTGACGATGCCGTGGAATTTGAGATCCGCCAGATGATGGGAGAGCACAAGTCGTTTGCCCCGCTTGGCACACTCTTTGAGACTGCGTCCATGATCTTTGCCGATGCCGTCATTTCCCGGCTCATGGAGATTACAAAGACCGACGAGTCTTCGCTCAAGAACCGCCACACGAACATCGAATGA